A single genomic interval of Hippoglossus stenolepis isolate QCI-W04-F060 chromosome 24, HSTE1.2, whole genome shotgun sequence harbors:
- the LOC118103318 gene encoding E3 ubiquitin-protein ligase TRIM63: MGSRQRQTKINHREKKKQTMDIQTSQVMRSLSAMESLEKQLSCPICLDMFNKPVVILPCQHNLCRSCANDLYESRNPYHFSGGTFRCPTCRFEVMLDRHGVYGLQRNLLVENIIDIYKQQQESRSGNGEDPPLKDKDTKEPMCKEHEEERINIYCITCQTPTCSMCKVFGQHKDCEVSPLHSIYQSQKSELCAAVELLAAGNSCVQAVVAQMDDTCKLIQDNGELQRRRLGESFDLLYAIMEERKGQLLEHISREEQDKMSALRALAERYKQQLQLSNQLQEKLQQSVQSSGAAEFLLTAKQLQEEAHKAASGVDLQRVEAGYESMEHLRLNTEEVETLLAHMDFRQDGEDEE, from the coding sequence ATGGGCTCCAGGCAGCGGCAGACGAAAATaaaccacagagagaagaagaagcagacgATGGACATCCAGACGAGTCAGGTGATGCGTTCGCTCAGTGCCATGGAGAGTCTGGAGAAGCAGCTGAGTTGTCCAATCTGTCTCGACATGTTCAACAAACCCGTGGTCATCCTGCCCTGTCAACACAACCTCTGTCGCAGTTGCGCCAACGACCTCTACGAGTCCCGCAACCCCTACCACTTCTCTGGTGGCACCTTCCGCTGCCCCACCTGTCGCTTCGAGGTAATGCTTGACCGCCACGGTGTGTACGGGCTGCAGAGGAACCTGCTGGTGGAGAACATCATCGACATctacaagcagcagcaggagagccGCAGTGGAAATGGCGAGGACCCGCCCCTGAAGGACAAAGACACCAAGGAGCCCATGTGTAAGGAGCACGAGGAAGAACGCATCAACATCTACTGCATCACATGCCAGACGCCGACCTGCTCCATGTGCAAGGTGTTCGGGCAACACAAAGACTGCGAGGTGTCGCCGCTGCATTCCATCTACCAGAGCCAAAAGAGCGAGCTGTGTGCcgctgtggagctgctggctGCAGGAAACAGCTGCGTCCAGGCCGTCGTGGCGCAGATGGACGACACCTGCAAGCTGATTCAGGACAATGgcgagctgcagaggagacgcCTGGGCGAGAGCTTTGACCTGTTGTACGCCatcatggaggagaggaagggtcagctgctggagcacaTCAGCCGCGAGGAGCAGGACAAGATGTCTGCGCTCCGAGCACTCGCCGAGCGctacaagcagcagctgcagctcagcaaccagctgcaggagaagctgcagcagagcgtGCAGAGCAGCGGCGCTGCAGAGTTCCTCCTCACCGccaagcagctgcaggaggaggcgcATAAGGCGGCAAGCGGCGTTGACCTGCAAAGAGTCGAAGCAGGCTACGAGAGCATGGAACACCTGAGGCtcaacacggaggaggtggagacgctGCTCGCTCACATGGACTTCAGACAGGACGGCGAGGACGAAGAGTAA